One Brassica napus cultivar Da-Ae chromosome C4, Da-Ae, whole genome shotgun sequence genomic region harbors:
- the LOC106390888 gene encoding uncharacterized protein LOC106390888 isoform X1, which produces MSIRVPSASQDSRGFILCIIFFGSFPGTILTQDVKLDSILIFKTHEWFSTKPIVYFQCKGENKTLFPDVKTTNVSYSFSGQESWQPLTKLKGTKCKICGIYEEDTFRYDTFNEWELCPSDFTPEGTYTHAKEKDFNATFLCHGCSQLGAGLNKDSGTDKEEETRGMHHAIVVLIVVLVLGVVAVGLVVGSTYWQKKKRQQEPTQFLFEDSDEMEDELGLDDTL; this is translated from the exons ATGTCAATCCGAGTCCCCTCGGCTTCTCAGGATTCTAGAGGTTTCATATTATGTATCATCTTCTTCGGGTCGTTCCCAG GAACAATACTTACACAAGACGTTAAACTAGATTCGATTCTGATTTTCAAGACGCATGAGTGGTTCTCGACCAAGCCTATAGTTTATTTCCAATGCAAAGGAGAGAACAAGACTTTGTTTCCCGATGTGAAGACAACGAACGTGTCTTATTCTTTCAGTGGCCAAGAATCTTGGCAG ccacTAACAAAACTTAAGGGAACAAAATGCAAGATATGTGGAATCTATGAGGAAGATACCTTTAGATATGATACATTTAACGAATGGGAGCTTTGTCCTTCTGATTTCACACCTGAGGGTACATACACACATGCTAAGGAGAAAGATTTCAATGCTACTTTTCTCTGCCATGGTTGCTCACAACTCGGAGCTG GTTTGAATAAAGATTCTGGCACTGACAAGGAAGAAGAAACGCGCGGAATGCATCATGCAATCGTTGTACTGATTGTAGTACTTGTGTTAGGTGTAGTTGCGGTGGGTCTTGTGGTAGGTAGTACGTACTGGCAAAAGAAGAAGCGGCAACAAGAGCCGACCCAGTTTCTGTTTGAAGATAGTGACGAAATGGAGGACGAACTTGGCCTAGACGATACCTTATGA
- the LOC106390888 gene encoding uncharacterized protein LOC106390888 isoform X2 — MSIRVPSASQDSRGFILCIIFFGSFPGTILTQDVKLDSILIFKTHEWFSTKPIVYFQCKGENKTLFPDVKTTNVSYSFSGQESWQICGIYEEDTFRYDTFNEWELCPSDFTPEGTYTHAKEKDFNATFLCHGCSQLGAGLNKDSGTDKEEETRGMHHAIVVLIVVLVLGVVAVGLVVGSTYWQKKKRQQEPTQFLFEDSDEMEDELGLDDTL; from the exons ATGTCAATCCGAGTCCCCTCGGCTTCTCAGGATTCTAGAGGTTTCATATTATGTATCATCTTCTTCGGGTCGTTCCCAG GAACAATACTTACACAAGACGTTAAACTAGATTCGATTCTGATTTTCAAGACGCATGAGTGGTTCTCGACCAAGCCTATAGTTTATTTCCAATGCAAAGGAGAGAACAAGACTTTGTTTCCCGATGTGAAGACAACGAACGTGTCTTATTCTTTCAGTGGCCAAGAATCTTGGCAG ATATGTGGAATCTATGAGGAAGATACCTTTAGATATGATACATTTAACGAATGGGAGCTTTGTCCTTCTGATTTCACACCTGAGGGTACATACACACATGCTAAGGAGAAAGATTTCAATGCTACTTTTCTCTGCCATGGTTGCTCACAACTCGGAGCTG GTTTGAATAAAGATTCTGGCACTGACAAGGAAGAAGAAACGCGCGGAATGCATCATGCAATCGTTGTACTGATTGTAGTACTTGTGTTAGGTGTAGTTGCGGTGGGTCTTGTGGTAGGTAGTACGTACTGGCAAAAGAAGAAGCGGCAACAAGAGCCGACCCAGTTTCTGTTTGAAGATAGTGACGAAATGGAGGACGAACTTGGCCTAGACGATACCTTATGA